A DNA window from uncultured Methanoregula sp. contains the following coding sequences:
- a CDS encoding pyridoxamine 5'-phosphate oxidase family protein, translated as MEIIKIPRMEKQEYDKLIEKGYVCRIAFQGEKYPYIAPFLYVFDGSFMYFLSTKYGKKLEYFRKSPYVSVEIEKYTKDLSSYTFVTLQGYLEEVQDSIEKKIIREKFVDLIVERNLSCNILAALGHSPTDAPVAIAEEERSLVWKLVGVKDLVALKNL; from the coding sequence ATGGAGATCATCAAGATCCCGCGGATGGAAAAACAGGAATACGATAAGCTGATTGAGAAAGGCTACGTCTGCCGGATCGCGTTCCAGGGTGAGAAGTACCCGTACATCGCCCCGTTCCTCTATGTCTTCGACGGCTCGTTCATGTACTTCCTCTCAACCAAGTACGGGAAAAAACTCGAATATTTCCGTAAGAGCCCGTATGTATCGGTGGAGATAGAGAAGTACACCAAAGACCTCTCCTCCTATACGTTTGTCACCCTCCAGGGATATCTTGAGGAAGTGCAGGATTCCATTGAGAAGAAGATCATCCGGGAGAAGTTCGTGGACCTGATCGTTGAGCGGAATCTCTCGTGTAACATCCTTGCCGCGCTCGGCCATTCCCCTACCGATGCCCCGGTGGCGATTGCAGAAGAGGAGCGCTCCCTTGTCTGGAAACTGGTCGGTGTCAAGGACCTGGTTGCGCTCAAGAATCTCTGA
- a CDS encoding rhodanese-like domain-containing protein, with amino-acid sequence MIFERIFSEGLAHNSYLIGSGQHAAVIDPRRDVLIYQEIADRHECTITHIFETHRNEDYVIGSLDLQKRTGADIYHGAGMDFSYGKTVTEGDRFKVGTLEIAILATPGHTEESISLVVRDREVSDLPYMVFCGDTLFAGDIARTDFFGDERKAEMAEKIFASITEKLLPLGEGVILCPAHGAGSVCGGEIADHPFSTIGYEQKTNPVLALGREGFIARRITESPYLPPYFRKMEEYNKNGAPPLPCNPTSRPLSVQEVQKLCKTGCQLIDIRSPTGFGAGHIPGSLSLWQNGISAFLGWFAGYDTPVVLIDDFNDNLVEVYRQCSRLGYDNISGYLAGGFPAWTRAGQEVATLPTCSVQQLSEQMARGPVFLLDVRDIRNRRAAGFIPGSVHEYVGELPHYLDRVPRDEMVFVYCDAGYKGSLAASYLALHGYRKLTNVLGGMTAWKQAGFPIEK; translated from the coding sequence ATGATCTTCGAGAGGATCTTTTCAGAAGGTCTTGCCCACAACTCCTATCTCATCGGGTCCGGGCAGCACGCAGCAGTGATCGATCCCCGACGGGATGTGCTCATTTACCAGGAGATTGCTGACCGGCACGAATGCACGATCACGCATATCTTCGAGACGCACCGGAACGAGGATTATGTCATCGGATCGCTTGACTTACAAAAGCGGACCGGTGCTGATATCTACCACGGGGCCGGCATGGACTTCTCCTACGGAAAAACGGTGACCGAGGGGGACCGGTTCAAGGTAGGCACGCTCGAAATTGCCATACTCGCAACCCCCGGGCATACCGAAGAGAGCATCTCGCTTGTTGTCCGGGACCGCGAGGTTTCTGACCTGCCCTACATGGTCTTCTGCGGCGACACGCTCTTTGCCGGCGATATTGCCCGGACCGACTTTTTCGGGGATGAGAGAAAAGCCGAGATGGCGGAGAAGATCTTTGCATCCATAACCGAAAAACTCCTCCCGCTTGGCGAGGGCGTGATCCTCTGCCCCGCCCATGGCGCAGGATCGGTCTGCGGCGGGGAGATTGCCGACCACCCGTTCTCGACCATCGGGTACGAGCAGAAAACAAACCCGGTGCTCGCGCTCGGGAGAGAGGGATTTATTGCCCGCAGGATCACCGAATCTCCCTACCTCCCGCCATACTTCCGGAAGATGGAGGAATACAATAAAAACGGCGCCCCCCCGCTTCCCTGCAATCCCACGTCCCGGCCCCTCTCCGTTCAGGAAGTCCAGAAACTCTGCAAAACCGGCTGCCAGCTCATCGACATCCGCTCTCCCACCGGGTTTGGAGCCGGGCATATCCCGGGGAGCCTCTCGCTCTGGCAGAATGGCATCTCGGCGTTCCTGGGATGGTTCGCGGGCTATGATACGCCTGTTGTCCTCATCGATGATTTCAACGATAACCTGGTTGAGGTATACCGCCAGTGTTCCCGTCTCGGCTACGACAACATTTCCGGCTACCTGGCCGGGGGATTTCCCGCATGGACAAGGGCCGGGCAGGAAGTAGCCACCCTCCCGACCTGTTCCGTGCAGCAGCTCAGCGAACAAATGGCCCGGGGGCCGGTATTTCTTCTCGATGTGAGGGATATCAGGAACCGGCGCGCTGCCGGGTTTATTCCCGGGTCCGTTCATGAGTACGTTGGGGAATTGCCGCACTATCTCGACCGGGTGCCACGGGATGAGATGGTGTTTGTGTACTGCGATGCAGGGTACAAGGGAAGCCTTGCGGCAAGCTACCTGGCCCTGCACGGCTATCGCAAGCTGACCAATGTCCTCGGGGGCATGACGGCATGGAAGCAGGCCGGGTTCCCGATTGAGAAATAA
- a CDS encoding thioredoxin domain-containing protein, whose protein sequence is MPPAHSPAHENGHPPPANRLISEMSPYLLQHAHNPVDWYPWGEEAFLRAARENKPVFLSIGYATCHWCHVMAHESFENPAIAAILNRDYVCIKVDREERPDIDSIYMGVCQLMTGHGGWPLSVFLMPDKKPFFAGTYYPPTGRFGMTGFSDLLSSITRLWTGQRETLLSSADKILSALESREDGQQAADLVDPSLIDAGYTALAAAFDPVNGGFGRAPKFPTPPMLLFLLRYHKRTKNNAALRMAETTLKAMRRGGICDQLGGGFHRYSVDERWLVPHFEKMLYDQALLLMVYTEAALLTRDPLYRRTAEEITGYILEELADGDGAFISAEDADSPGGEGAFYLWTSDEIISVLGEEDARLALQVYPLVIPGDPAGNVHSAKAGILTLAAERLPGTAGPDLRKIESIRSRLLAARAKRDRPSRDTKILADNNGLCIAALAMTYRAFGKRSALDAAGRAMTLILTRMRMPDGGLFHRYRDGEAAISGFADDYANVIRALLELYLSDFNLSWLREAIGFERYFREHFLDEKQGNFFSTADNAERLLIRKKEFYDGVVPSSNSAMLGNLAILSLLTGNPEYEKRADELARSFAGVARPAPSAYTGFLSALDLLVSPSTVVAIAGSQPWNLELPMVHELRQHYLPSVFVIRCPDPEPDLTRTRDELMPFLRDLAPINGKDAAYVCTGHRCSLPVTGIKDVLGLLGESE, encoded by the coding sequence ATGCCCCCGGCACATTCGCCTGCTCACGAGAATGGTCATCCGCCACCGGCCAACCGTCTCATCAGCGAGATGAGCCCGTACCTTCTCCAGCATGCGCATAACCCGGTCGACTGGTACCCGTGGGGCGAGGAAGCGTTCCTGCGGGCAGCCCGGGAGAACAAACCGGTATTTCTCTCGATTGGCTATGCCACCTGCCACTGGTGCCATGTGATGGCGCACGAATCGTTTGAGAATCCCGCCATAGCTGCGATCCTCAACCGGGATTACGTCTGCATCAAAGTGGACCGCGAAGAGCGGCCGGATATCGACAGCATCTATATGGGTGTCTGCCAGCTGATGACCGGGCACGGCGGGTGGCCGCTCTCGGTCTTCCTGATGCCGGATAAGAAACCGTTCTTTGCAGGAACCTATTATCCGCCAACAGGACGGTTCGGCATGACCGGTTTTTCGGATCTTCTAAGCAGCATCACCCGGCTCTGGACCGGTCAGCGCGAAACACTCCTCTCATCTGCAGATAAGATCCTGTCAGCGCTCGAATCCCGGGAGGATGGACAGCAGGCTGCCGATCTTGTTGATCCATCGCTCATCGATGCAGGCTACACCGCCCTTGCGGCAGCGTTCGATCCGGTCAACGGCGGGTTTGGCAGGGCCCCGAAATTCCCCACCCCACCCATGCTCCTCTTCCTCCTCCGCTATCACAAGCGGACGAAGAATAATGCTGCACTCCGGATGGCAGAGACGACCCTTAAGGCTATGCGCAGGGGCGGCATCTGCGATCAACTGGGCGGGGGATTCCACCGGTACTCGGTGGATGAGCGCTGGCTCGTTCCCCATTTCGAGAAGATGCTGTACGACCAGGCGCTCCTTCTCATGGTCTATACGGAAGCAGCTCTTCTTACCAGAGACCCGTTGTACCGGCGGACTGCTGAAGAGATCACCGGGTACATCCTTGAAGAACTCGCGGATGGGGATGGGGCGTTCATCTCCGCAGAAGATGCCGACAGCCCGGGCGGGGAAGGTGCCTTCTATCTCTGGACCTCCGATGAAATTATCTCAGTTCTCGGTGAAGAGGATGCACGGCTGGCCCTGCAGGTTTATCCTCTGGTAATACCGGGAGATCCAGCGGGAAACGTTCACAGCGCAAAAGCCGGTATACTCACCCTGGCCGCGGAGCGGTTGCCGGGTACAGCTGGCCCGGACCTCCGGAAGATCGAATCGATCCGGTCCCGGCTTCTTGCTGCCCGGGCGAAAAGAGACCGGCCGTCCCGGGATACCAAGATCCTTGCGGACAACAACGGTCTCTGCATCGCGGCCCTTGCCATGACATACCGGGCTTTTGGCAAAAGATCCGCTCTTGACGCAGCCGGGCGGGCCATGACCCTGATACTCACCCGGATGCGGATGCCGGACGGGGGCCTCTTCCACCGGTACCGGGATGGGGAGGCGGCCATTTCCGGGTTCGCCGATGACTATGCCAATGTGATCCGGGCGCTTCTGGAACTGTACCTGTCGGATTTCAACCTCTCGTGGCTTCGCGAGGCGATCGGCTTCGAGCGGTATTTCAGGGAGCATTTCCTGGATGAAAAACAGGGAAATTTCTTCTCAACCGCAGACAATGCAGAGCGCCTTCTCATCCGTAAAAAAGAATTTTACGACGGGGTTGTCCCATCGTCCAACTCTGCGATGCTTGGAAATCTTGCAATCCTCTCCCTGTTGACCGGAAACCCGGAATATGAGAAGCGTGCAGATGAGCTGGCCCGGTCCTTTGCCGGGGTTGCGAGGCCGGCACCATCTGCCTACACGGGATTCCTGTCAGCCCTGGATCTCCTCGTGAGCCCTTCAACGGTTGTAGCCATTGCAGGATCCCAGCCTTGGAACCTGGAACTTCCCATGGTCCATGAACTCAGACAGCACTATCTCCCGTCCGTTTTTGTCATCCGGTGCCCGGATCCTGAACCGGATCTGACCCGCACCCGCGATGAGCTCATGCCCTTCCTGCGGGATCTTGCACCGATCAATGGAAAAGACGCAGCATATGTCTGCACCGGGCACCGCTGCTCCCTTCCCGTGACCGGGATAAAAGACGTGCTTGGTCTGCTGGGGGAGAGTGAATGA